From Mus musculus strain C57BL/6J chromosome 8, GRCm38.p6 C57BL/6J, a single genomic window includes:
- the Pkd1l3 gene encoding polycystic kidney disease protein 1-like 3 isoform X4 has protein sequence MLLQRRSWLWLYIRIGVILGDILGRKPSIREQHGGNSCYQLNRLFCDFQEADNYCHAQRGRLAHTWNPKLRGFLKSFLNEETVWWVRGNLTLPGSHPGINQTGGDDVLRNQKPGECPSVVTHSNAVFSRWNLCIEKHHFICQAAAFPPQGASIWRNEFGPGPLLPMKRRGAETERHMIPGNGPPLAMCHQPAPPELFETLCFPIDPASSAPPKATHRMTITSLTGRPQVTSDTLASSSPPQGTSDTPASSSPPQVTSATSASSSPPQGTSDTPASSSPPQVTSATSASSSPPQGTSDTPASSSPPQVTSATSASSSPPQGTSDTPASSSPPQVTSATSASSSPPQGTSDTPASSSPPQGTLDTPSSSSPPQGTSDTPASSSPPQGTSETPASNSPPQGTSETPGFSSPPQVTTATLVSSSPPQVTSETPASSSPTQVTSETPASSSPTQVTSDTPASNSPPQGTSDTPGFSSPTQVTTATLVSSSPPQVTSDTPASSSPPQVTSDTPASSSPPQVTSETPASSSPPQVTSDTSASISPPQVISDTPASSSPPQVTSETPASSSPTNMTSDTPASSSPTNMTSDTPASSSPTNMTSDTPASSSPPWPVITEVTRPESTIPAGRSLANITSKAQEDSPLGVISTHPQMSFQSSTSQQALDETAGERVPTIPDFQAHSEFQKACAILQRLRDFLPTSPTSAQVSVANLLIDLSEQLLVLPFQKNNSWSSQTPAVSCPFQPLGRLTTTEKSSHQMAQQDMEQHPMDGAHNAFGISAGGSEIQSDIQLRSEFEVEDMLETSLMALGEIHRAFCQQSLCPQSAVTLASPSATLMLSSQNVSTLPLSTYTLGEPAPLTLGFPSAEALKELLNKHPGVNLQVTGLAFNPFKTLDDKNIVGSIGNVQLSSAYQSIRVHDLIEDIEIMLWRNASMETQPTSLNTSTDHFTISVNITSLEKTLIVTIEPESPLLMTLHLGFQDQLAHTHFYLNISLPRDQVWQKDEEYTWVLTPENLWYGTGTYYIMAVENKSTEAAQHTPVLVSVVTAVTQCYFWDRYNRTWKSDGCQVGPKSTILKTQCLCDHLTFFSSDFFIVPRTVDVENTIKLLLHVTNNPVGVSLLSSLLGFYILLAMWASRKDREDMQKVKVTVLADNDPSSASHYLIQVYTGYRRRAATTAKVVITLYGSEGHSEPHHLCDPEKTVFERGALDVFLLSTGSWLGDLHGLRLWHDNSGDSPSWYVSQVIVSDMTTRKKWHFQCNCWLAVDLGNCERDRVFTPASRSELSSFRHLFSSTIVEKFTQDYLWLSVATRHPWNQFTRVQRLSCCMALLLCDMVINIMFWKMGGTTAKRGTEQRPLAVTLSELLVSIQTSIILFPIHLIFGRLFQLIHPPEALPQLPFIQAAWPPALVCESPSLTQVVKELKETVGFLLRRNTQLLSECEPSSCSSCDINKLAKLLSGLIYCHLEDEGCHQQTESHWEDAVSENHYHFCRYLLQLLRRLKAHLEALGATQDHQSCDFSEAVSQLQNLQELLETQTLRRGPGPCRHSTSFPILSPGEGKKPMSFCLFRWLKCSCWLLLGVISLASAFFITLYSLELDKDQATSWVISMMLSVLQDIFISQPIKVIFLTLLFSLMANHMPWLNKDKEQHARRIVALWAKCPWSAPGLRDKNNPIYTAPAMNNLAKPTRKAWKKQLSKLTGGTLVQILFLTLLMTTVYSAKDSSRFFLHRAIWKRFSHRFSEIKTVEDFYPWANGTLLPNLYGDYRGFITDGNSFLLGNVLIRQTRIPNDIFFPGSLHKQMKSPPQHQEDRENYGAGWVPPDTNITKVDSIWHYQNQESLGGYPIQGELATYSGGGYVVRLGRNHSAATRVLQHLEQRRWLDHCTKALFVEFTVFNANVNLLCAVTLILESSGVGTFLTSLQLDSLTSLQSSERGFAWIVSQVVYYLLVCYYAFIQGCRLKRQRLAFFTRKRNLLDTSIVLISFSILGLSMQSLSLLHKKMQQYHCDRDRFISFYEALRVNSAVTHLRGFLLLFATVRVWDLLRHHAQLQVINKTLSKAWDEVLGFILIIVVLLSSYAMTFNLLFGWSISDYQSFFRSIVTVVGLLMGTSKHKEVIALYPILGSLLVLSSIILMGLVIINLFVSAILIAFGKERKACEVSNQTGKCSDASNTANLQSSPSWWEDPNHKIIFIATSCHFATLMNHNINMFSDGRRRPR, from the exons GAAATGGCCCCCCGTTAGCCATGTGTCACCAACCCGCTCCTCCTGAGCTT TTTGAGACATTGTGCTTTCCCATTGACCCAGCTTCTTCAGCACCTCCAAAAGCCACACACAGGATGACAATCACATCCCTAACTGGAAGGCCACAGGTGACATCAGACACACTTGCATCCAGCAGCCCACCACAGGGGACATCAGACACACCTGCATCCAGCAGCCCACCACAGGTGACATCAGCCACATCTGCATCTAGCAGCCCACCACAGGGGACATCAGACACACCTGCATCCAGCAGCCCACCACAGGTGACATCAGCCACATCTGCATCTAGCAGCCCACCACAGGGGACATCAGACACACCTGCATCCAGCAGCCCACCACAGGTGACATCAGCCACATCTGCATCTAGCAGCCCACCACAGGGGACATCAGACACACCTGCATCCAGCAGCCCACCACAGGTGACATCAGCCACATCTGCATCTAGCAGCCCACCACAGGGGACATCAGACACACCTGCATCCAGCAGCCCACCACAGGGGACATTAGACACACCTTCATCTAGCAGCCCACCACAGGGGACATCAGACACACCTGCATCCAGCAGCCCACCACAGGGGACATCAGAGACACCTGCATCCAACAGCCCACCACAGGGGACATCAGAGACACCTGGATTCAGCAGCCCACCACAGGTGACAACAGCCACACTTGTATCCAGCAGCCCACCACAGGTGACATCAGAGACACCTGCATCCAGCAGCCCAACACAGGTGACATCAGAGACACCTGCATCCAGCAGCCCAACACAGGTGACATCAGACACACCTGCATCCAATAGCCCACCACAGGGGACATCAGACACACCTGGATTCAGCAGCccaacacaggtgacaacagcCACACTTGTATCCAGCAGCCCACCACAGGTGACATCAGACACACCTGCATCCAGCAGCCCACCACAGGTGACATCAGACACACCTGCATCCAGCAGCCCACCACAGGTGACATCAGAGACACCTGCATCCAGCAGCCCACCACAGGTGACATCAGACACATCTGCATCCATCAGCCCACCACAGGTAATATCAGACACACCTGCATCCAGCAGCCCACCACAGGTGACATCAGAGACACCTGCATCCAGCAGCCCAACAAACATGACATCAGACACACCTGCATCCAGCAGCCCAACAAACATGACATCAGACACACCTGCATCCAGCAGCCCAACAAACATGACATCAGACACACCTGCATCCAGCAGCCCACCATGGCCTGTTATAACAGAGGTCACCAGGCCTGAATCCACAATACCTGCTGGAAGATCTTTGGCAAACATCACTTCAAAGGCACAGGAAGACTCTCCCCTGGGAGTCATCTCTACCCATCCACAGATGTCATTTCAGAGTTCAACCAGTCAG CAGGCCTTGGATGAGACAGCAGGGGAACGGGTCCCAACAATTCCTGATTTCCAAGCCCACAGTGAATTCCAGAAAGCTTGTGCCATCCTCCAGAGACTGAGAGACTTCCTGCCGACTTCTCCCACATCAGCTCAG GTCAGTGTGGCCAATTTACTCATTGACCTGAGTGAGCAGTTGCTGGTGCTCCCGTTTCAGAAGAACAACAGTTGGAGCTCTCAAACTCCAGCAGTCAGCTGCCCCTTCCAGCCTCTTGGACGTCTAACAACAACGGAAAAAAGCAGTCATCAGATGGCTCAGCAAGACATGGAACAG CACCCCATGGACGGAGCACACAATGCATTTGGGATCAGTGCAGGGGGATCGGAAATTCAAAGTGACATCCAGCTACggagtgagtttgag GTTGAAGACATGCTGGAGACATCCCTGATGGCCCTGGGGGAGATCCACAGAGCATTTTGCCAGCAGAGTCTGTGCCCTCAGTCAGCAGTGACCCTGGCCTCTCCCTCTGCTACTCTGATGTTGAGCAG CCAAAATGTGTCAACGTTGCCCCTGAGCACCTACACTTTGGGTGAGCCTGCACCCTTGACTTTGGGCTTCCCGTCAGCAGAAGCTCTGAAGGAGCTCTTGAACAAACACCCAGGCGTGAACCTTCAA GTGACAGGTCTGGCTTTCAACCCTTTTAAGACTTTGGATGACAAGAACATTGTTGGAAGCATTGGAAATGTGCAGCTGAGCTCTGCTTATCAGTCGATCAGAGTCCACGACTTAATAGAAGATATTGAG ATCATGCTCTGGAGAAATGCCAGCATGGAGACCCAGCCCACCAGCCTCAACACAAGTACAGACCATTTCACAATCTCTGTGAACATCACTTCCTTGGAGAAGACCCTCATTGTGACCATCGAGCCTGAAAGTCCCCTCCTAATGACGCTCCACTTGGGCTTCCAGGACCAGCTGGCCCACACTCACTTCTATCTCAACATCAGCCTGCCAAGGGACCAAGTGTGGCAGAAAG ATGAGGAGTACACGTGGGTGCTGACACCAGAGAACCTGTGGTACGGGACTGGCACCTACTACATAATGGCTGTGGAGAATAAAAGTACAGAGGCGGCACAGCACACACCCGTCCTGGTCTCAGTGGTCACAGCTGTCACCCAGTGCTATTTCTGGGACCGATACAATAGGACATGGAAGAGCGATGGATGCCAA GTGGGGCCGAAGAGCACCATTTTAAAGACACAGTGTCTCTGTGACCACCTGACCTTCTTCAGCAGCGACTTCTTCATCGTGCCGAGGACGGTGGATGTAGAAAACACCATCAAACTGCTTCTTCATGTGACCAACAACCCTGTCGGGGTGTCATTGCTGTCCAGCCTCCTAGGATTCTATATCCTCTTAGCCATGTGGGCTTCCAGAAAGGATCGAGAAGATATGCAGAAG GTGAAGGTAACAGTCCTGGCTGACAATGACCCCAGCTCTGCATCCCACTACCTTATCCAGGTCTACACTGGCTATCGGAGGAGGGCTGCTACCACCGCCAAG GTCGTTATCACTCTCTATGGCTCAGAGGGGCACAGTGAGCCCCACCACCTTTGTGACCCTGAGAAGACAGTTTTTGAGCGTGGAGCACTGgatgttttccttctttccaccGGATCCTGGCTGGGGGACCTGCATGGCCTTCGGCTGTGGCATGACAATTCTGGCGACAGCCCTTCTTG GTATGTAAGCCAGGTGATCGTCAGTGACATGACCACGAGGAAGAAATGGCATTTCCAGTGCAATTGTTGGCTGGCCGTGGACTTGGGCAACTGTGAGCGTGACAGGGTGTTCACACCAGCCTCCAGAAGCGAGCTCTCTTCCTTCAG ACACCTGTTCTCCTCCACAATCGTAGAAAAGTTCACCCAGGATTATCTGTGGCTCTCAGTTGCAACTCGACATCCCTGGAACCAGTTTACACGAGTCCAGAGGCTCTCCTGCTGCATGGCACTACTGCTCTGTGACATGGTCATCAATATTATGTTCTGGAAGATGGGTGGCACCACTGCCAAGAGGGGCACCGAACAAC GTCCACTTGCTGTGACCTTGTCGGAGCTGCTCGTCAGCATCCAGACCTCCATCATCCTCTTCCCCATCCACCTCATCTTTGGGCGGCTCTTCCAGTTGATTCACCCACCAGAAGCTCTGCCCCAGCTTCCTTTCATCCAGGCTGCCTGGCCCCCTGCTCTTGTTTGTGAGTCCCCCTCTCTTACACAGGTGGTCAAG GAATTAAAGGAAACTGTGGGATTCCTGCTCAGGAGAAATACACAGCTGCTCTCGGAGTGTGAGCCGTCTTCGTGCAGTTCTTGTGACATTAACAAGCTGGCGAAGCTTTTATCCGGCCTCATTTACTGTCACTTAGAAGACGAAGGCTGTCACCAGCAGACAGAATCCCACTGGGAAGACG CAGTGTCTGAAAACCATTACCATTTCTGCCGCTACCTTCTCCAACTTCTGCGGAGACTGAAAGCGCATTTAGAGGCTCTTGGTGCTACCCAGGATCACCAGTCTTGTGATTTCTCAGAAGCAGTCAGCCAACTTCAAAACCTCCAGGAACTCCTGGAGACACAGACTCTCCGCAGAGGGCCAGGGCCATGCAG GCATTCCACCAGTTTCCCCATCCTCAGCCCAGGAGAAGGGAAGAAGCCCATGTCATTTTGCCTGTTCAGATGGTTGAAGTGCAGCTGCTGGCTCCTTCTTGGTGTCATCAGCCTGGCCTCGGCCTTTTTTATAACGCTCTATAGCTTGGAGTTGGACAAAGACCAAGCCACCAGCTGGGTTATTTCAATGATGCTGTCGGTACTACAAGACATCTTTATCAGCCAGCCGATAAAG GTCATCTTCCTGACATTGTTGTTCTCCCTGATGGCAAACCACATGCCGTGGCTTAACAAAGACAAGGAACAACACGCCCGGAGAATCGTAGCACTTTGGG CAAAGTGTCCTTGGTCGGCACCTGGCTTGAGAGACAAGAACAATCCCATCTACACTGCCCCAGCAATGAACAACCTAGCCAAGCCTACAAGGAAGGCCTGGAAGAAGCAGCTCTCCAAGCTGACGGGTGGTACTCTGG TGCAAATCCTCTTCCTGACCCTGCTGATGACTACCGTCTATTCTGCAAAGGACTCTAGTCGATTTTTCCTCCATCGAGCTATCTGGAAGAGGTTTTCTCACCGTTTCTCAGAAATCAAAACTGTAGAGGATTTCTACCCCTGGGCCAACGGCACCCTCCTTCCTAACCTATATGGGGATTACAGAG GATTTATTACTGACGGGAACTCCTTTCTTCTGGGCAATGTTTTGATCCGCCAGACTCGCATTCCTAATGACATATTCTTCCCAGGATCTCTCCACAAGCAAATGAAGTCGCCTCCCCAACATCAGGAGGACAGAGAGAACTATGGGGCTGGCTGGGTCCCCCCTGACACAAACATCACAAAAGTAGACAGTATTTGGCATTATCAGAATCAGGAGTCGCTGGGAGGCTATCCCATCCAAGGGGAGCTAGCCACTTACTCAGGAGGAGGCTATGTTGTGAGGCTTGGAAGAAACCACAGTGCGGCAACCAG GGTTCTGCAGCATCTGGAACAGAGGCGCTGGCTGGACCACTGCACAAAAGCCCTCTTTGTAGAATTCACGGTCTTCAATGCTAATGTGAATCTGCTCTGTGCGGTGACCCTCATCTTGGAATCCAGTGGTGTGG GGACTTTCCTCACCTCCCTGCAACTGGACAGTTTAACTTCCCTTCAGTCATCAGAGAGGGGCTTCGCCTGGATCGTCTCACAGGTCGTCTACTACCTTCTCGTCTGTTACTATGCCTTCATCCAG GGCTGTCGGCTGAAGCGGCAGAGGCTGGCGTTCTTCACTAGGAAAAGGAACCTCCTGGACACAAGCATCGTCCTCATTAGCTTCAGCATCCTGGGCCTCAGCATGCAGAGCCTCTCTCTACTTCACAAAAAGATGCAGCAGTACCACTGTGACCGGGACAG GTTCATCAGTTTCTACGAGGCACTGAGAGTGAACTCTGCAGTCACCCACCTCAGGGGCTTCCTGCTTCTCTTCGCAACTGTGCGGGTCTGGGACCTACTGCGACATCATGCCCAGTTACAGGTCATCAACAAGACACTGTCCAAAGCCTGGGACGAGGTGCTGGGCTTTATACTGATCATCGTGGTCCTGTTAAGCAGCTATGCCATGACT TTCAACCTGCTGTTTGGATGGAGCATCTCTGACTACCAGAGCTTCTTCAGATCTATAGTGACTGTTGTTGGCCTCTTGATGGGAACTTCAAAGCACAAGGAG GTTATTGCTCTATACCCAATCCTGGGCTCCCTTTTGGTTCTCAGTAGCATCATCTTGATGGGACTTGTGATCATTAATCTTTTTGTTTCTGCCATTCTCATTGCCtttgggaaagaaaggaaggcctGTGAGGTAAGTAACCAAACTGGAAAGTGTAGTGACGCTTCCAACACTGCGAACCTTCAATCCAGTCCCTCATGGTGGGaggaccccaaccataaaattatcttcatcGCTACttcctgtcattttgctactcttatgaatcataatataaatatgttttctgatggtcgtAGGCGACCCCGGTGA